A window from Candidatus Neomarinimicrobiota bacterium encodes these proteins:
- a CDS encoding archaemetzincin family Zn-dependent metalloprotease, with translation MSAKIYLAYINGYQPEWAERLPNRLRNCLPYSMDRLDVEFDLEMFYAPERSQYHSTLILAQLLKHLPDDDAKIIGITSVDLYIPVLTFVFGESQLDGNGAVISTYRLRNEFYGLPKDKELFLERTVKEALHELGHAFGLIHCPDYRCVMNSSTYVEDIDIKEAQLCETCQTKLGVNCE, from the coding sequence TTGAGTGCGAAGATTTACCTGGCATATATCAACGGCTACCAGCCGGAGTGGGCGGAGAGACTTCCGAACCGGCTCCGGAACTGTCTGCCGTATTCCATGGACAGGCTGGACGTGGAATTCGACCTGGAAATGTTCTATGCACCTGAGCGGAGCCAATATCACTCAACACTGATATTAGCCCAACTGTTGAAGCACCTGCCCGATGACGATGCCAAAATCATCGGTATTACTTCCGTCGATTTGTATATCCCCGTATTAACCTTTGTTTTTGGTGAATCCCAGTTGGATGGGAACGGCGCCGTGATCTCAACCTATCGATTACGAAATGAGTTCTACGGCCTCCCGAAAGATAAAGAACTCTTCTTAGAACGCACCGTCAAAGAAGCACTTCACGAACTTGGTCACGCCTTCGGACTTATCCACTGCCCGGATTACCGCTGTGTAATGAACTCCTCAACCTACGTGGAGGATATCGATATCAAGGAAGCGCAGCTGTGTGAAACGTGCCAGACGAAACTTGGAGTGAACTGTGAATGA
- a CDS encoding sigma-54 dependent transcriptional regulator — protein sequence MDDKHTILIVDDELSVRKSLEHWFLEDGFAVETAEDGNEALEHIKEHLFDIYLVDIKMPGMDGITLQKKIKEIHDDALVIIITAYASVDTAVEALKHGAFDYVTKPIDPDDLSHMIRNALKQKQLSEENVRLKEQISELGMGEKIIGESVEMQRVFNMIEQVAETDSTVLVRGESGTGKELIARAIHTQSNRRYFPIVAVNCGSIPETLLESELFGHEKGAFTGAQYRRKGKLELADGGTLFLDEVGDITAKMQVDLLRVLEDRTFTRLGGNEEITSDFRLICATNKDLEEAVEEGEFRKDLYYRINVFSIFVPPLRERRSDIIPLAEHFIKKYARSMAKPERELTAEARDILVKHTWPGNVRELENAIERAMVVGQGETIEEDDLPVQLKENGDEPDSMSLEAMEKVHIQKVLDQMDGNVTQSAKLLGIDRVTLYNKMKKYGIQR from the coding sequence ATGGACGATAAGCACACTATCCTGATTGTTGACGATGAACTGTCAGTACGCAAATCGTTGGAACACTGGTTTCTGGAGGATGGATTCGCCGTAGAGACTGCGGAAGACGGGAACGAGGCGCTGGAGCATATCAAGGAACATCTCTTTGATATTTACCTCGTGGATATCAAAATGCCGGGAATGGACGGTATCACGCTCCAGAAGAAGATAAAGGAAATCCACGACGATGCGCTGGTCATCATTATTACCGCGTATGCATCTGTGGATACAGCGGTGGAAGCCTTGAAACATGGCGCCTTCGACTACGTGACCAAACCTATCGATCCGGACGATTTATCCCATATGATCCGGAACGCGCTAAAGCAAAAGCAGCTCTCCGAAGAAAATGTCCGGCTCAAGGAGCAGATTTCCGAGCTCGGCATGGGCGAGAAAATCATCGGTGAAAGCGTAGAGATGCAGCGCGTTTTCAACATGATAGAGCAGGTGGCAGAGACTGACTCCACGGTGTTGGTTCGCGGTGAAAGCGGCACCGGAAAGGAACTCATTGCCCGGGCGATCCACACACAAAGCAACCGGCGCTATTTTCCCATTGTGGCGGTGAACTGCGGGTCCATCCCTGAGACGTTGCTGGAAAGTGAACTGTTCGGCCACGAGAAGGGTGCCTTCACCGGTGCCCAGTATCGCCGGAAGGGCAAACTGGAACTGGCCGACGGCGGCACGCTCTTCCTGGATGAGGTCGGTGACATCACGGCAAAGATGCAGGTGGACTTACTGCGTGTCCTGGAAGACAGGACCTTTACGCGGCTCGGCGGCAATGAGGAAATCACGTCGGATTTCCGGCTTATCTGCGCCACGAATAAGGATCTGGAGGAAGCTGTAGAAGAAGGCGAATTCCGGAAAGATCTCTACTATCGCATCAACGTATTCAGTATTTTTGTCCCGCCGCTGCGGGAACGACGGTCGGACATCATTCCGCTGGCCGAGCATTTTATAAAAAAATATGCCCGTTCTATGGCCAAGCCGGAACGGGAGCTCACCGCAGAAGCCAGAGATATTCTGGTAAAGCATACCTGGCCCGGCAACGTCCGGGAACTCGAAAACGCCATCGAGCGTGCAATGGTGGTTGGACAGGGCGAAACTATTGAAGAGGATGACCTGCCGGTTCAGCTCAAAGAGAATGGGGATGAACCTGACAGTATGTCCCTGGAAGCCATGGAAAAAGTACATATCCAGAAGGTGCTGGACCAGATGGACGGCAACGTGACGCAGTCGGCGAAATTGCTCGGTATCGACCGGGTGACCCTTTATAACAAGATGAAAAAGTATGGGATTCAGCGGTAA
- a CDS encoding HAMP domain-containing protein: protein MAGLSKFSTLFSSLSFKLFIILLVTVITGFTVHGYFTTKSQTRILEQQVKMSATRTSDIVKKSLYTNMLLNERERTHENIQMIGTEPGVEVVRIYNKSGEISFSSREQEIGKIVDMQAEACYACHAKDQPLQKLPIQEKARIYSKEEDYRVLGLINPIENDPECSNAACHAHSPDKTILGVLDVQMSLKELDAGVQTARNRTVTLAAGIGILAIFIIAIIIYFSIYVPTKKLRIGTEELAEGNLDHKIALDRTDELGKLAHSFNRMSTNLKQADQELREWSQTLEERVQEKTEELEEMHRGMVQVEKMASLGKMAATVAHELNNPLSGIGTYAKVLMKKVNRLMDDTKEREDVLEELDLIRSESMRCGNIVKDLLIFARESSANFQEVRLHQVIERALKLVRHHLELGKIQLERQFRLEDDSVVCDQEQMVQALVALMVNAVEAMSEGGKLTVGTQQLERDEQQYVKITVADTGVGMTEEVRDNVFDPFFSTKNETKGVGLGLAVVYGIIQRHDGHIDVESEPGKGTTFFIELPRDRDKKKTDSKNNPTVAEGYENGR from the coding sequence ATGGCCGGATTGTCAAAGTTTTCAACACTTTTTTCATCACTCAGTTTTAAGCTGTTTATTATTCTGCTAGTCACCGTAATAACCGGATTCACCGTGCACGGGTATTTCACGACCAAAAGTCAAACCCGGATTCTCGAACAACAGGTCAAAATGAGCGCTACCCGGACCAGTGACATCGTTAAAAAAAGCCTCTATACGAATATGCTATTGAACGAGCGGGAGCGCACGCACGAAAATATTCAGATGATCGGTACCGAACCGGGTGTAGAAGTGGTGCGCATTTACAACAAGAGCGGGGAAATTTCCTTCTCCAGCCGGGAGCAGGAGATCGGGAAGATTGTCGATATGCAGGCGGAGGCCTGTTATGCTTGCCATGCCAAGGATCAGCCGCTTCAAAAGCTCCCTATTCAGGAAAAAGCCAGAATTTATAGCAAAGAGGAAGATTACCGCGTACTGGGTCTGATTAATCCGATCGAAAACGATCCGGAGTGTTCAAACGCGGCATGTCATGCCCACTCCCCGGATAAAACCATTCTGGGGGTCCTGGACGTACAGATGTCTCTGAAGGAGCTTGACGCCGGCGTGCAGACGGCGAGAAACAGGACGGTAACACTCGCTGCGGGTATCGGAATATTAGCGATCTTTATCATCGCCATCATTATCTACTTTTCAATTTATGTTCCCACCAAGAAACTTCGGATCGGCACTGAGGAGCTCGCGGAAGGAAATCTTGACCATAAGATTGCGTTAGACAGAACCGATGAGCTCGGGAAACTCGCGCACTCTTTCAACCGGATGTCCACTAACCTGAAGCAGGCAGATCAGGAACTCCGTGAATGGTCGCAAACGCTTGAAGAACGAGTGCAGGAAAAGACGGAAGAACTTGAGGAAATGCACCGTGGTATGGTGCAGGTGGAAAAGATGGCCTCGCTGGGAAAGATGGCCGCCACCGTAGCGCACGAGCTCAACAATCCGCTCTCTGGTATTGGAACGTATGCCAAGGTGCTGATGAAGAAGGTCAACCGCTTGATGGATGATACCAAAGAGCGGGAGGATGTGTTGGAGGAACTCGACCTGATCCGGTCGGAATCCATGCGATGCGGGAATATCGTGAAGGATCTGCTCATTTTTGCCAGGGAATCCAGCGCCAATTTCCAGGAAGTCCGGTTACATCAGGTTATTGAACGAGCCCTGAAGCTGGTCCGGCACCACCTGGAGCTCGGCAAGATTCAGTTGGAACGGCAATTTCGACTTGAGGATGATTCAGTGGTCTGCGATCAGGAACAGATGGTGCAGGCGCTGGTCGCGCTCATGGTCAACGCGGTGGAGGCCATGTCCGAGGGCGGGAAACTGACGGTCGGAACGCAGCAATTAGAGAGGGACGAACAACAATACGTGAAGATAACCGTGGCAGATACCGGGGTCGGCATGACCGAGGAAGTGCGGGATAACGTATTCGATCCGTTCTTTAGCACCAAAAACGAAACCAAGGGCGTTGGGCTCGGACTGGCCGTGGTCTATGGAATTATCCAGCGTCATGACGGCCATATTGACGTGGAGTCCGAGCCCGGGAAAGGCACGACCTTCTTTATTGAACTCCCTCGCGACCGTGACAAGAAAAAAACTGACTCGAAAAATAATCCCACTGTAGCCGAAGGTTATGAAAATGGACGATAA
- a CDS encoding glycoside hydrolase family 28 protein, protein MPTNHRLMRNHSLVSVMLALFLMAFTIPSISAQMQDVPQEIAPIDAPFDMPELQRPTFPDQTFNIRDYGAEEKGSGDDVMITEAVHRAIEDAHNQGGGTVVIPEGEWLTGPIHIKSNINLHIAKGATVFFSTDKQDYLPVVRYRHEGVETYNYSPLIYAYKVKNVAITGKGTLDAQGDHWWEWGESQPRAIATKKPLSRRDFGKGSGMEGMRPNFMVFWKSKDILVEGITLKDSPMWNVHLIYSKRIIVRDVTVNSLRAPNGDGVVLDSSEDILVEYNHFQTGDDAVVIKSGFNEEGLEIDIPTKDVVVRNFEAKNVRTGSGGIVFGSETSGGINNIYVYNAYFEGTDRGIRFKTERGRGNVIENIYVRDVRMKDLDNQAINFNTYYTGPGATGPSPLIRNIDIRNIEIDGVPEAITLTGLPEKWLENILLKDITVKNAERGARITRVKNLKLENVQIQSKERAMVANDVYQFEFENVTLEDNAEDAPLLLKGQHSGAILLGDYPTDQVEFGEDASEDILGTREEQVW, encoded by the coding sequence ATGCCGACCAACCACCGACTTATGCGCAATCATTCGCTTGTGAGTGTAATGCTCGCACTGTTCCTTATGGCCTTTACAATTCCGAGTATCTCCGCACAGATGCAGGATGTACCGCAGGAAATTGCCCCAATCGATGCGCCATTTGATATGCCCGAGCTCCAGCGTCCCACATTTCCTGACCAGACGTTCAACATACGGGATTACGGCGCCGAGGAAAAAGGGAGCGGTGATGATGTTATGATAACGGAAGCCGTTCACCGGGCAATCGAGGACGCTCACAATCAAGGGGGCGGAACCGTGGTAATACCCGAGGGCGAATGGCTTACCGGCCCCATTCACATTAAGAGCAATATCAATCTGCACATTGCCAAAGGTGCTACGGTTTTCTTTAGTACAGATAAACAGGATTACCTACCGGTCGTCCGTTACCGCCACGAGGGTGTAGAGACGTACAACTACTCACCTCTGATTTATGCCTACAAGGTGAAAAATGTTGCCATAACCGGTAAAGGAACCCTGGATGCCCAGGGGGATCACTGGTGGGAATGGGGCGAATCACAGCCTCGTGCCATTGCCACAAAGAAACCGTTATCCCGTCGCGATTTCGGAAAAGGTTCCGGCATGGAGGGAATGCGGCCCAACTTTATGGTCTTCTGGAAATCCAAAGACATCCTGGTGGAAGGCATTACGCTGAAGGACTCCCCCATGTGGAATGTCCACCTGATTTACAGTAAACGCATTATTGTCCGGGATGTTACGGTTAACAGTCTGCGTGCTCCCAATGGAGACGGTGTGGTGCTGGATTCGTCCGAGGATATTCTCGTTGAATACAACCACTTCCAGACCGGAGACGATGCGGTGGTCATAAAATCCGGTTTTAACGAGGAAGGCCTGGAAATTGATATTCCTACCAAAGATGTCGTAGTACGGAACTTTGAGGCCAAGAACGTCCGGACTGGCAGCGGCGGGATCGTGTTCGGAAGCGAGACATCCGGTGGTATTAATAACATCTATGTTTATAATGCGTATTTCGAAGGCACCGACCGGGGGATACGCTTCAAGACCGAACGCGGTCGCGGGAATGTCATAGAAAACATCTATGTTCGTGATGTCCGGATGAAAGACCTCGATAATCAGGCCATTAATTTCAATACGTATTATACTGGCCCGGGGGCAACCGGCCCGTCGCCGCTGATCCGGAACATCGATATCCGTAATATCGAAATCGACGGAGTGCCGGAAGCCATTACGCTCACCGGACTGCCTGAAAAGTGGCTCGAGAATATTCTGCTGAAAGATATTACAGTGAAAAACGCAGAGAGAGGTGCCCGAATCACCCGCGTTAAAAACCTGAAACTGGAGAATGTGCAGATTCAGTCCAAAGAACGCGCCATGGTGGCCAATGATGTCTATCAGTTCGAGTTTGAGAACGTAACACTCGAAGACAATGCCGAGGACGCACCACTGCTATTGAAAGGACAACACTCAGGCGCCATCTTGTTGGGTGATTATCCCACTGACCAGGTTGAATTCGGTGAAGACGCATCGGAGGATATACTTGGTACGCGTGAAGAACAAGTGTGGTAA
- the hisI gene encoding phosphoribosyl-AMP cyclohydrolase yields MENLDNLKYDDRGLIPAVVQDIEDNEVLMVAYMNKESLQITLDEGRTCFWSRSRQELWRKGETSGHIQHVKEIYADCDNDCLVVKVDQVGPACHTNERSCFFNPILE; encoded by the coding sequence ATGGAAAATCTTGACAACCTGAAATACGACGACCGGGGACTGATTCCCGCCGTGGTGCAGGATATCGAGGACAACGAAGTGCTCATGGTAGCATATATGAACAAAGAAAGCCTGCAGATTACTCTGGACGAGGGCCGCACCTGCTTCTGGTCCCGGTCCAGGCAGGAACTCTGGCGAAAAGGCGAAACCAGCGGGCACATCCAGCATGTGAAGGAAATTTACGCGGATTGCGATAATGATTGCCTGGTGGTCAAGGTCGATCAGGTGGGCCCCGCGTGTCATACCAACGAGCGGAGCTGCTTTTTTAATCCGATTCTTGAATAA
- the hisF gene encoding imidazole glycerol phosphate synthase subunit HisF, which yields MLTKRIIPCLDIKDGRVVKGTNFKQLRDAGDPVELGKRYNVEGADELVFLDITASEEKRKLVADLASRVAKEIFIPFTIGGGIKSVEDMNEVLQHGADKVAINTAAVKTPELIREGADKFGSQCIVVALDVKRAGPDDWRVYIYGGKKETELNAIEWAKRVVDLGAGEILLTSMDSDGTRDGFDVEITRKISEEVPIPVIASGGGGEKVHFLEAITRGKADAVLAASVFHYDMIRIEDLKQYLINNDIPIREFSNGKS from the coding sequence ATGCTGACCAAACGTATTATCCCGTGCCTGGACATCAAGGATGGCCGGGTCGTCAAAGGAACGAATTTTAAGCAGCTCCGGGACGCCGGTGATCCAGTGGAACTGGGCAAGCGGTACAACGTGGAAGGCGCCGACGAACTGGTCTTCCTGGATATCACCGCTTCGGAGGAGAAGCGGAAACTGGTAGCGGATTTAGCTAGCCGAGTTGCAAAGGAGATCTTTATCCCGTTTACCATCGGTGGCGGTATCAAATCGGTGGAGGATATGAACGAAGTCCTCCAGCACGGCGCGGATAAGGTGGCCATTAATACGGCAGCGGTGAAAACGCCGGAGTTAATCCGGGAAGGCGCTGACAAGTTCGGCTCCCAGTGTATCGTGGTGGCGTTGGACGTGAAGCGCGCCGGGCCGGATGACTGGCGGGTGTACATCTATGGTGGAAAAAAAGAGACCGAACTCAACGCCATTGAATGGGCGAAACGGGTTGTGGATTTGGGCGCAGGAGAAATTCTGCTCACCAGCATGGACAGCGACGGAACCCGGGACGGATTTGACGTGGAAATTACCCGGAAAATCAGCGAGGAAGTGCCAATTCCGGTGATAGCATCCGGGGGCGGTGGAGAAAAGGTCCATTTTCTGGAAGCGATTACTCGGGGAAAAGCGGATGCGGTCCTCGCAGCTTCAGTGTTTCACTACGACATGATCCGGATTGAAGATTTGAAACAATATTTAATTAACAATGACATACCGATTAGGGAGTTCAGCAATGGAAAATCTTGA
- the hisA gene encoding 1-(5-phosphoribosyl)-5-[(5-phosphoribosylamino)methylideneamino]imidazole-4-carboxamide isomerase, with amino-acid sequence MQLIPAIDIRGGKCVRLRQGDPNEQTIFDESPLKVGRQFVEAGATKIHIVDLDGAIENKSQNVSIIQELAEELPVKIELGGGIRSFETIEFWLDAGINQVILGTIAVEKPVVVKKAVEAFGAAHIIVGIDTKGGNAATHGWQSISERSAVEFAQKLTDAGVERFIYTAIETDGMMTGPSLKELSRFAREVPAKVTASGGIRNLDDVLSLLEYEEDGIDSVIIGRAIYEGKIDVAETVKALAGAAR; translated from the coding sequence ATGCAACTTATCCCAGCGATAGACATCCGTGGCGGCAAATGTGTACGATTGCGCCAGGGTGATCCCAACGAACAGACGATATTTGACGAATCGCCGTTAAAAGTCGGGCGCCAGTTCGTGGAGGCCGGCGCCACCAAGATCCATATCGTGGATCTGGACGGCGCCATCGAAAACAAATCCCAGAATGTCTCCATCATCCAGGAATTGGCGGAGGAATTGCCGGTGAAAATTGAACTCGGAGGCGGCATTCGTTCATTCGAGACTATCGAATTCTGGCTTGATGCGGGTATCAACCAGGTGATCCTCGGTACGATTGCCGTGGAGAAGCCGGTTGTCGTGAAGAAAGCCGTTGAGGCGTTCGGGGCCGCCCATATCATTGTCGGCATCGACACCAAGGGCGGGAATGCTGCCACTCACGGGTGGCAGTCCATCTCTGAGCGGTCGGCGGTGGAGTTTGCACAGAAGCTTACAGACGCCGGCGTGGAACGGTTTATCTACACAGCCATCGAAACCGATGGGATGATGACGGGGCCAAGCCTAAAGGAACTGTCCAGATTTGCCAGAGAAGTCCCGGCGAAGGTTACAGCCTCCGGTGGCATTCGGAACTTGGATGATGTCCTGAGCCTGTTGGAGTATGAGGAGGATGGTATCGACAGTGTGATTATTGGCCGTGCAATCTACGAGGGGAAAATCGACGTGGCCGAAACCGTAAAGGCGCTGGCCGGAGCAGCCCGCTGA
- the hisH gene encoding imidazole glycerol phosphate synthase subunit HisH, translated as MQKVTIIDYGAGNLASLRNAFKYLDVPVEITSDAVEIRNAEKLVLPGVGAFGPAMDRLRDSGIADAIMEQVEQGTILLGICLGMQLLFTTSYEQGKHNGLDLIPGDVQKFNGVEKVPHMGWNILKPAQDADPLLAGTPEPAYVYFVHSYYCIPASPEYTIALSDYGNPFAAAVRNDRVWGMQYHPEKSQDVGLTMLQNFANQE; from the coding sequence ATGCAGAAGGTTACTATCATCGATTACGGCGCTGGCAATCTGGCCAGCCTCCGGAATGCGTTTAAGTACCTGGACGTCCCGGTAGAGATTACATCTGATGCGGTGGAAATCCGGAACGCTGAAAAGCTGGTCTTGCCGGGAGTCGGCGCATTCGGCCCGGCAATGGATCGGCTCAGGGATTCCGGTATCGCCGATGCTATCATGGAACAGGTGGAGCAGGGTACGATTCTCCTGGGCATCTGCCTGGGAATGCAGTTGCTATTCACCACGAGTTATGAACAGGGAAAACACAATGGCCTGGATCTCATCCCCGGCGACGTGCAAAAGTTTAACGGCGTGGAAAAGGTCCCCCACATGGGCTGGAATATCCTGAAGCCGGCCCAGGACGCCGATCCGCTCCTGGCGGGCACTCCGGAGCCGGCATATGTGTATTTTGTCCACTCATATTATTGCATTCCGGCCTCTCCGGAATACACCATTGCCCTCAGCGACTACGGAAACCCATTTGCTGCTGCTGTACGCAATGATCGGGTCTGGGGCATGCAGTATCATCCGGAGAAGAGCCAGGACGTCGGGTTAACTATGTTACAAAATTTTGCGAACCAAGAATGA
- the hisB gene encoding imidazoleglycerol-phosphate dehydratase HisB has protein sequence MRKTTISRSTRETTIEGTLNLDGSGKTEIRTGIPYLDHMLTLFGFHGNFDLEIDATGDLSVDDHHTVEDVGIVIGQALDNLLGEQQNYVRYGSFLLPMDEVLARVVLDLSGRAYLKYNVEFSREKVGDLSTENVLEFFRALVRESRMTLHIDMLESGNAHHQIEVMFKAFGRALREAVQLLDSDEVASTKGTL, from the coding sequence ATGAGAAAAACTACTATATCCCGCAGCACCAGAGAGACTACCATCGAGGGAACGCTAAACCTGGACGGTTCCGGAAAGACGGAGATCCGCACCGGGATTCCGTACCTGGATCACATGCTGACGTTGTTCGGATTCCACGGGAATTTTGACCTGGAAATCGACGCCACTGGCGATCTGTCTGTCGACGATCATCACACGGTGGAGGACGTGGGAATCGTCATTGGTCAGGCGCTGGATAACCTGCTGGGGGAACAGCAGAATTATGTGCGGTACGGTTCGTTTTTGCTGCCCATGGATGAAGTCCTGGCGCGCGTCGTTCTCGACCTCAGCGGTCGTGCGTATTTAAAGTATAACGTGGAGTTCTCCAGAGAAAAGGTGGGCGATCTCTCCACCGAGAACGTGTTGGAGTTTTTCCGCGCGTTGGTGCGGGAATCCCGGATGACGCTGCACATTGACATGCTGGAATCCGGAAACGCACACCATCAAATTGAGGTAATGTTCAAGGCGTTCGGCAGAGCGCTCCGGGAAGCGGTGCAACTCCTGGATTCGGACGAAGTGGCGTCCACCAAGGGTACACTCTGA
- a CDS encoding HAD hydrolase-like protein: MGLTEKTRSRLEEVDLVVFDIDGVLIDTSESFPRAIVRAVERFGEECNLPGWERPSTEESAQFKEIPGFNNDWNLAEGLLLYKIYTTVEPDPQSLSEFLEAVAGKGGGLHEIRNWVNGLSGEIRGAIFSLFDSPKIRQLAMEYYAGEKYCQRLYGFSPEYDIQAGAIENESVMVDVELLGQVSHLLGIFTGRNPTETEIALEQIGFNGFPEENIKVDDGETPTKPNPEPLIQMAKNAEASGVLFIGDTRDDWETIRNFNQAETTIPGVFIQVTSKTEPFTENINFVGSVNDLLRYLIELKDIGG; the protein is encoded by the coding sequence ATGGGGCTTACAGAAAAGACACGGAGCCGACTGGAAGAAGTGGACCTAGTTGTGTTCGACATTGATGGTGTGCTTATTGATACCTCCGAATCGTTTCCCCGGGCGATTGTCAGAGCAGTGGAGCGGTTCGGAGAGGAATGTAATCTGCCAGGATGGGAGCGCCCGTCAACGGAAGAGTCGGCGCAATTTAAAGAAATCCCCGGATTTAACAATGATTGGAATCTTGCCGAAGGATTGTTGCTTTACAAAATCTATACGACGGTGGAACCCGACCCGCAAAGTCTGTCCGAATTTCTGGAAGCAGTTGCCGGAAAGGGCGGTGGATTGCACGAGATACGTAACTGGGTGAATGGACTGTCCGGGGAAATTCGCGGAGCGATATTCAGTTTATTTGACTCTCCAAAAATTCGTCAACTTGCCATGGAGTATTATGCCGGGGAAAAGTACTGCCAGCGATTATATGGGTTTTCGCCCGAGTATGATATTCAAGCAGGCGCCATCGAAAATGAATCTGTGATGGTTGATGTCGAATTACTCGGGCAAGTCTCCCATTTGCTGGGAATATTCACCGGGCGCAATCCTACAGAGACGGAAATCGCCCTGGAGCAGATCGGATTCAACGGTTTTCCGGAAGAGAACATCAAAGTCGATGACGGCGAGACGCCGACCAAACCGAACCCTGAACCGCTGATTCAGATGGCAAAGAATGCAGAGGCATCCGGCGTGCTTTTTATCGGCGACACCAGGGATGACTGGGAGACGATCCGCAATTTTAACCAGGCTGAAACCACTATTCCGGGCGTTTTTATCCAGGTGACGAGTAAAACCGAGCCGTTTACGGAAAATATCAATTTTGTGGGTTCGGTAAACGATTTGCTTCGTTATCTTATCGAACTGAAGGATATAGGGGGATAA
- the hisC gene encoding histidinol-phosphate transaminase, producing MSNPLEYLKESVRNKKIYTLPDIDYDIKANQNENPYDLPESVKSEILQGIESTDWNRYPRLGSGGLREKIGQSMGLPAGQVMVGNGSNEIILAVMNALLQPGKQLVIAEPTFSLYRHYGEISGARVEAVRLKEDFAFPADEITDKSQQPDTALTVLCSPNNPTGSTIGETELREILNTAPGFVLIDEAYIDFCSQDFCPLLDDYSNLIITRTFSKAFAFALGRFGYGVAAPDLVNEIYKVLMPYNLNGFSEIAAGILLQHRTDMETTINRIVRERERLIGRLSELDSLDVYPSEANFFLIKPEIPSDELYEQLIGEKILIRDVSHYPGLDNYLRISTGTPKENDNMFTAIANILG from the coding sequence ATGAGTAATCCACTGGAATATTTGAAAGAGAGCGTCCGAAACAAAAAGATTTATACGCTTCCGGATATCGACTACGATATAAAGGCCAATCAGAATGAAAACCCCTACGATTTGCCGGAGAGCGTGAAATCCGAGATTTTACAGGGAATTGAATCCACAGACTGGAACCGTTATCCGAGGCTTGGTTCCGGCGGACTGCGGGAAAAGATAGGGCAATCGATGGGATTACCGGCCGGACAAGTAATGGTCGGAAACGGTTCCAACGAAATAATTCTCGCCGTGATGAATGCCTTGCTGCAACCGGGGAAGCAACTGGTAATCGCGGAACCGACGTTTTCACTGTACCGACATTACGGAGAGATCAGCGGAGCAAGGGTTGAAGCAGTCCGGCTCAAGGAAGATTTTGCGTTTCCTGCTGATGAAATCACGGATAAATCCCAACAGCCCGACACCGCGTTAACCGTCCTCTGTTCGCCAAATAATCCTACCGGCAGCACAATTGGTGAAACGGAGTTACGAGAAATTCTGAATACAGCGCCGGGATTTGTGTTAATAGATGAGGCGTATATCGATTTCTGTAGTCAGGATTTCTGTCCGTTGCTGGACGACTATTCCAATCTGATTATTACCCGGACTTTCTCCAAGGCGTTCGCCTTTGCGTTGGGACGTTTCGGATATGGGGTGGCCGCCCCAGACCTGGTCAATGAGATCTACAAGGTACTCATGCCGTACAACCTGAATGGTTTCTCCGAAATCGCCGCCGGTATACTGTTGCAGCACCGGACAGATATGGAAACGACCATTAACCGGATTGTCCGGGAACGGGAGCGCCTGATTGGTCGCCTGAGCGAGCTGGATTCACTGGATGTCTATCCGTCGGAAGCCAACTTTTTCCTCATCAAACCGGAGATACCGAGTGATGAACTCTACGAACAGCTCATCGGCGAGAAAATCCTGATTCGCGATGTTTCGCACTATCCCGGTTTGGATAATTACCTCCGGATTAGCACCGGAACGCCAAAAGAAAACGACAACATGTTCACTGCAATTGCAAATATACTGGGGTGA